Genomic segment of Nanoarchaeota archaeon:
TTTGAACTCAATAATACCTGTCCATGCGATATTGGCTCCACAATCTCCGGCAAATTCGCGCGGAACGTTCCGAAATTCAGCCCTGCGCTCTTTACACATTATCGAGAGCATTTCTGCAAGCCTTTTGTTTGCGGCAACTCCGCCTGTTAGAAGCAATGTATTTTTCTCAGTATGCGCGAGTGCACGCTCCGTCACTTCCGTAAGCATTGCATATGCAGTTTCCTGAAACGAGAAGCAGATGTCTTTTAAATCGAACTTTCCTGATTTGAATTTTCGAACAACATCAGTGCAAAGCCCTGAGAATGAGAAATCCATGCCTTTTACAGTGTATGGCAGAGGAATGTATTTTCCGCCAACCGCAAGCTTTTCCACTTCGGGACCACCCGGGAAAGGGATGCCTGTTTCTCGCGCGAATTTGTCCACTGCATTTCCGATTGCAATATCGAGCGTTTCGCCGAAAACGCGGTATTTTCCGCCGCCCCAGCCAATGATTTGAGAGTTTCCGCCAGAGACATAAAGCACAAGCGGGTCGCATGCGCCGGTCATTAATTTTCCTATCTCAACATGCGCGAGGCAGTGATTAACTGGAACAAGCGGCTTTTTGATTTTTTCGGAAAGTTTTTTTGCAAAATCCAGGCCTACTGCAAGGCACGGCGAAATGCCCGGCCCTGCGCTGTATGCGATTATGTCGATGTCAGAAAGCTTGAGCTTTGCATCGTCCAGCGCCTTTTGCAAAATTGCTTCAGCAACCGCTTTGTGATGGTCGCGCGCCTTTGACGGATGGATGCCTCCGGCTTCGGGGCGGTATGTGTCGCGCGCATTTGAATAAACTTTGCCGTTTACAACCGAAGGTTGTAAAGCCGAGAGCGAGCGCGGCGAAGCGACCGGATTGTCGTCGACTATTCCGATGCCGAAAGTATGCGCGGTTGATTCGATGCCAAGAGAAATCATAGTTTATATTCATCATTCAAATTAATAAGTTCTGTTTGAACTTTTTATTTTGTCTAAAATTTCAATATTGATTTATATATTTCGTAATACACTATTTTGCAGTGAGAAAATGGAATATGAAAATATTTATCGTTTAATGCAAAAATTAGATGAGCTGACTAATAAAACGAATGCTCAGAAGTATTTTTCTGAAGTGATAAAAAGACCGGAATTAGATAATTTAACTAATCAAATTGATGCCCTGAGGTATCTTATTTGTGATGATATAAACCATTTTAAATCTGACGAAATCATCAGTATAGATACTTATCCTTCTCCAAAAATAATCGGACGTTTAGAAGAATCATTTATTCCGAAAGATCCTTTAGTATTCGATGAACAACGCGGTTTAGGAACGCGAATAAATTTTAAACACAATCTTGAACAAGTTTGTTATGATCCCGAGATTAAGCGAGCTCATTTAGTTAATATTGGGTCGTCCAGCGGCATTATACGTTATAATTCCAAGATATGCCGTGGAAAAGAGAAAGTGAACGAACAATTAGGATTAGAAGGTTTAGCATTTGAATGATCCTTTAATTTTATGGATGGCATTATGTCAAACTATTGCGAAAAGGCGGCAAAAGTAACAGGTGCTGCAGGCGCGCTTCTGGCAGCATCAGATGATTTTCTTAGAGGAAACTTGCTTTCAGGACTGGTTGATGGCTTCAGTTTTGGAGTATTGGGTTATTTGCTGGGTTATGTTGCTGGCGGCGTAGCGGATTTTTTCAGTCATGATGATGAAAAAAGCGCTAAAAAGTCGGCGAATAACGATGCAATTCATAATAAGCTGACTGCTTGAAAGCCGTTTTTATTTTTCCCTTTTCTATATTGTTATATGCCTCAAAAATCCTTTCGTTCCGCTGACGCTCCACTCGAGGTTTTTGAACCCAATAAATCTGTGAATGGTTCAAAATATCAATCATGGGACAATCCGCGCTGCGAGATTCTAAAAGCCTTAGCAGAGGCAAAGCCCATG
This window contains:
- the tsaD gene encoding tRNA (adenosine(37)-N6)-threonylcarbamoyltransferase complex transferase subunit TsaD, giving the protein MISLGIESTAHTFGIGIVDDNPVASPRSLSALQPSVVNGKVYSNARDTYRPEAGGIHPSKARDHHKAVAEAILQKALDDAKLKLSDIDIIAYSAGPGISPCLAVGLDFAKKLSEKIKKPLVPVNHCLAHVEIGKLMTGACDPLVLYVSGGNSQIIGWGGGKYRVFGETLDIAIGNAVDKFARETGIPFPGGPEVEKLAVGGKYIPLPYTVKGMDFSFSGLCTDVVRKFKSGKFDLKDICFSFQETAYAMLTEVTERALAHTEKNTLLLTGGVAANKRLAEMLSIMCKERRAEFRNVPREFAGDCGANIAWTGIIEFKKKSKTKIDIFPKWRIDEL